GGCTTGTTACCACCCGCCGCTTCGGCGACCAATCGCTTCGCTTCCAAAGTCAGCGCTTCGGTCAAAAACGTATCGCTACCGTGATACTTGTCCAAGTGCGGAACGGCATGATGCTTGCGTTTGTTCAACCGACCGTAGCCCTCTTGCGCATAATAGCTGCCGGGCGCGCCAAACGCCGCCCCAGCGACGTTGATGTCGAAACCAAGGTTCAACGGATCGGAACCCTTATGCCCTTCGGGCGCGAAGTGCGCTTTGCCAACGTGCATCGTCTTGTATCCGTTCGCACGCAGGACTGCCGGCAGCGTGACATCTCGCTCGGTCAACCCGCCCCAATTCCAATCGGGGGCACCGTGCGGACCAGCATTATTTTTCCGAGGGTTGATCCAGTTGGTCGATCGATGGCGAGCGGCGTTTTGGCCCGTCATGATCGAATTCCGTGTCGGCGAACAAACGCTCATCGCGTAAAAATGGTTGAACCGAATCCCCCGCTGCGACAACCGATCCATATTCGGTGTGCGATAGAAATCGTTCAACGGATAAAGCTTCGGATGGCCCTGATCGTCGGTCAAGAACGGAACCGAAGTATCCATCACCCCCATATCGTCGACCAAAAAGACCATTATATTGGGACGTTCGCTGGCAACGCAGGCCGCCGCAGGCAACAGCCCAAGCATCAGCCCAACAATCGCGGGGGTTTTCATCATCGTTGAAGACTCCGACACTGTTCTAAGAAGAAGGGGGATCGTTCGGCCCCCAACACGTCGGTCTATTGTATCTCGTTGAGCGGACGAAAACAGAAGATGGCAAGTGGGACCACAGGCATAGCCCAACGCTTAAACCCAAGCCAATCACAGGGTTGTGCCAGGCGTGCCGTTCGCCAAAGAAGCACAAACGTACCGGCTAATCGCAGTACCGTTCAACGAAGGAGCCTCGTACCGTCGCAAGAATTAGCGGTGGGTTGTAGTGGACGAGGTTACGAGCTGTCGATTACCCACAAGTCATTGGTCTGGTCCGAAGGCTTGCCAGCAGAGGGCGAAGTCGAGCATTCGCCGCGTGCCTCGCCAGATCACTTCGGCTCCCGGCGGACCGTCGCCTTCGCGGTGATTGTAGCCGCCAAGGGTCGCAAGGACCGGGATGAATTGTGACAGCTCAGGAGCTTGCTTTGGGGGAGGCGTCTTTTCCACCACTTTCCAGACCGACTTCCATTCCGCTTCGCTGAAGACGACATCACAGGGAAGCTCTGGACACTCGCGGCCTAAGAAGGTCACAAACATGATCCGCCATGCGATCACTTTGTAAAACATCAACGCGCGGATCAGTCGGTCTCTCGCTTCGAGTTGAATCTCTTCGACCCGGCAGCCAGTTTTGAAAACTCGAAAGAATACTTCGATTGGCCAACGAGCCACATACAAATCCACAATCCGCAGCGTCTGGGAAATCGTGTCGACCGGCAGAGAACTCAGTAACAGCCAGTCGACTTCGGTTCCGTCGCCTGGGCCATCGATCTCGCTCACCCAAACGACACTGATCTCGACCGGCGGCATCGAAGACTGCTTGTTGTGTGGCGCACGAAGAGTCATCCGCTTCGCTCGAATTTCTAACTTCGCAGTGCGTGCTTCACGGCCGGGGTGTTGTTTGTTTCCTGATCCTTTGGTTCGCTCGGGCGTTTGGGGAAGCTGGACTTCGCGGTAAGCGACCGGCTGGGCGGATGCGATTTCGGCACGCATTTTCTTATAAGCCGCAGGCCCGCCATCGGGGTCTTTCTCCGGCAACGAGCGTTTTCGCTGCGAGCGAATGACGAACTGAGCCGGTGTTTCATGCTGATCGGCTTCGACGAAAATGTCGTAGATGTCTCCTTCGCGATCGGCCAGCGAAACGATCTGAGTTTCAGGACATTTTCCGGCGATCTCGCAGGCCTTGCGGTAACCATCGAGCCATCGTTGCCCTTCGCCGGTGTGTAGGGGTTGGCCTTCTCGCTTCTTGCTGGTGCCGAGCGCTTCTTTGTCGCGATCGTAGAACTTAACACCGACCACCCCGAGACAAAGTTTCTCCGGCGTGAAGGCGATGTGGGAATGATCGTAAAGTCCACGGCGGCCTAAGCGATCGAGATTGCGGACGCCTCCGGGCGGATGCGCGGTGTAGTCCAGTTCGGTGGTATCTTGTGCGATGCAAACGGTGTCTTGGGCTTTGATTCGTTGGAGTGTCTTTTCAGCGTGAGCCCCGAGAATGGCTTCGGGATCGACGTTGGGGTTATCGAATAGACGGTAGGCGGCTTTGGTTTCGTCCCAGCCACTGCAAGCTTCGTTGATACTGGCCGAAGGGTTGGCCGCCAGCGAGGCGAGCAACGCTTCGGCTCGATCGTTGAGACGTTTGTCTCCAAGTTGAATATCTTGAAATTCGTATGCGATACTGGTCGGTTGCATGCTTTCACCTTGAGATTTCATTGTGCAAAATGAAATACTACAAGCGCAAATACCGTGCCAAAACGAGCTATTTTTGCGGCGACTTGTGGGTAATCAACAGGAGGTTACGAGTCCCAGCGATTTGGTCTGATGCAAAAGGACTCGTAACCTCGTCCACTACGCTTCGTTGAACGGTATTGCGGCTAAACGATCACAGATCGACTAGGTCGCCTGGCGAAATGCGAATTGCCGATCGAGCAGCCAGCCAAAACCAAGCGTTAGGTGCGCGAAGCAAACTGTTCGGCGTATTCGACGACCCATGCGTCGATCAGCCGCTCGAACTCGCTCAAATCGGCTTCCGTCAAATCGACGAAGTGGCTGCGATTGAAGACCTCTTTGTTCGACACGGTCCCTTTGCCTTTAAGTTCCAGGACCATGTACTCGTTCAGCGGCCGGATCGTCATCTCCAGTCGGCTGAAGCGATTCGTGCGTCGGCCACGCTCCATGCTCAGGTCGTCGCGACCACATGCGGCGCCCCAACCCTTTTCGCCGAACAGCGTCTCGGTTTGGAAGCCGGGAAAGTGGCTCGCGAGTTGGGCGACAGCCTTTTCGATCCGATCCGAAAGCGAGAGTCGGTAGGAGCTGTGCAGATGCCGCAGCTCCTCTTCGCTCATCGCTTCCTGTTTGGCGGCCGCCTGCTCGTGCAATCCTCGCTGGCGGCCACGTTGGATGGCCGCGTCGAGACGATTCGAGAAATCCTCACCGCTCATCAGTTCCCCTTGTTGGCTTCGGCGTTGGCCGAAGCGTTCTCGTCGGCGGGGGACTTAGCGTTATCTACCTCTTTGGGCAGTTCGACGGTTTGTGGAGCAGCGGCTTCGGATTCCGGAGCCTTGTCGCTTGCGGGAGCCGTTGCTTCGGCAGCTGCAGGTGTGGCTGCGGCCGCTTCGCCGTCGGAATTTTTCGATTCCTTGGACGCTGCAGCAGCAGGTTTTACAGGCTCGGTTTTCTCTTGATAGAACTGCATCAAAGCGCCGAACGATCGCAACGGTTCTTCGCCCGTCTTCATCGAATCGGAGATCTGCTTCTCGGGTTCTTTGGAGCTGGTGACCGTAAACGTCCGTGGCTGAGGATTGCGTCCGCGTCCGCGATCATCTCGCCCGCGTCCACCACCATCGCGACCACCGCGTCCGCCACCATCTCGGCGCGGTCCGCCGCGTCCGGATTGATTCGATCGGTCGCCTTGACCACCACGACCGCCGCGACCCGATTGGCCGCCTTGGCCACCACGACCACCTTGGCTGGGACCGTTTCCAGCGGATGCTGGCTGACCGCCCCGGTTCCCCGCAGGCCGCGAACCACCCCGTTGCTGGCCACGATTTCCGTGGTCGCGTTGTCCACGCTCGCCATCGCGGCGAGCACGTGCATCGGCCGCAGCTTGCTCTTCCGCTGGCGACATTACCGACAGTGCGACGCGTCGGCGGCCCGATTCGATCGCCGTGACATAAGCGTTCACAACATCGCCCACTTGGACAACTTCGTGAGGATCTTCGACGAAGCCTTTCGACATCCGACTGACGTGGATCAGACCGCTGCAATCGGGTCCCAATTCAACGAAGACGCCAAACTTGGCGACGCCGACGACAACCCCCGAAACGAGATCGCCCGGCTTCAGATTGTCCAATTTTGGAATCAAAGGCATCAATGCGACAGGTGCCAAATCGACCTTCGGTACCGAAAACGGTTCGCACAACCAGTGAACGATTTGGTTGACGCGATGGCGTCCGACCTGCCATTCCTTGATCACTTTGTCGACTTTGCTCCGTTCGGGCAGCGGATGCTTTGGCATCGGCAACGCCTCGGCCACCGCGACAACGGGCGGCACGGCATCGGTCTTCTCGGCGAATCCTTCGACCGCCAAACCATCTGCGTCGGCTGCGGTTTCGCCCTCCGCAGGTGCTGTTTCGCTTTCAGCATCGGCAGGCGTTTCAGCCGTTTCGGCAGCGGCATCACCCTCTGCGGCGGCTTCGTTTTCGCTGGTCGCCGGATCGGCGGCGGGGTGCGTGTCGACAGCGGTCTCGGCATTTGGTTCCGATTCCTCGCTGGCTTGTTCGGCCGCAGGTTCGTCGCTCGGTTGGCTGTCGGCCTCGGGCAACGAGAAACCTTCCGCGTCGGCTTCATCCGCATCGCCTGTCGCGACACCGATGACATCGACTGGGGCGGGTTCTTCGCTGGCCACTTCGGCGACCGGAGCGACCTCATAATTTGGCGGCTGATATCCGGGAGGTGCCGATTCGGGCATCGGGATATCGACAGCATTGCACAGCTTTTCCGCCAAACCGTAGTCGTCTGGATGAATCAAAGTTGCGTCGAACGCCTGCGATCCGCCAAAGACTCGCAGGAACGGGACCATCTGCCGACGATCGGCTTCGGACAATTCGCCCAGTTCGGTCAATTGGTCGCGCGAGGTGAACAATTCCTCGCGGCGTCGGAGATCGATTGCCTTGGCAAATTCGCGCGTCACGCCGGGCAGCTGGGTCAGCCATCCGATGTCGTCGCTGTTCAGATCAGCTCCCTTGGCCGCGATCCCACTGGTCATCACGCTCAGCAGCGATTTCGCCAGCGCGGGCTCATCGAGTTCGCGTTGGTAGGATGCCAACCGCAATCGCGGATAATCGATCTTGGTGTAAGCGGAGATCGGATCGAGCAACTGCATACCGATCCAAGCGGCGGCGCGGAAACGCCGCGGCGTTTGACGAAGCACCGGATCGCTGGCATCGGCCGATGCGAACAGATCGGCACCCGATCGATCCGCCAAGGTCCAGTGCAAGCTGCCCGCTTGGGTTTGCTTTAACAGTTCGGTCAACGCGATCAAGCAATTGCGACGCGCCGGTCCATTGCTGATAACGATCTTGTCGACATGGTACTGATGACACAGTTCGCCAAGCTTGGTGACCATCTGTTCGCGCATCGTCTTGGACAACTGGCACGGCACGTCTTCGGTGTGCAACAGTTGCCCGTTGCCGTCGAGAACAGCCAAGGCGGCAGTCCGCGGGCCGACGGCGTCGATAGCGATCAGACCGCGAGCGGTGGTTGGTTCTCGAAGCACCAGATCGCGGAAGCTGTCAGCGATCACATCGACCAGACGTTCCGCAGCGTAATCGAGCTGGCGATCCCAGAAGGCTTCTTCGGCAGCGGCACACAGCGATGCTTCGGCAGCAACCGTTGCGGCGACCAATTGGTCCGCAAAGTGAGGGTTCAATCGAGCGACCGATTTCTGCAATTGCTGCATCAATTCGCCGCGGTTGTAATCGAACGACGCCTCGACGACGCTGGAACGAAGGCCGCGAGCCAACATCAGAATTTGGAACGCCGACAATTTGTTCGGTGCAAACTTTTTGTTCGCCAATGGCTCCAGAACTCCCACCAACCAACGGCGCCGCCGTTGACGTGGAGATACCTTTTTCTTGGCCCGCTTGGCGGCATCCTGCTGCTTCGCTTTGGTCGACGAATCCCCCTTGGATCCCTTCTTTTTCTTGGCTGGCGCGTCCTTGGACCAAGTTTCCAAAGGAACGGCATCCGCATCGGGTGCTTTGGCTTCCCCATTGACCACGGCGGCTTCCGGTTCGCCATCCGCTTGCGCCGGGGTAGCTTGAGCGTCGGCAGTCGCGTCGGCCACGCTACTCTCTTCATTTGGCGCCGGCTGGGTGTCGGCAGCAACTGGTGCTGCTTCGGTCGATTCGGCTTGCGCCGTCTCTGCAGCGGCATTGGTCGCTTCAGTGGAATCCGTTGCGGCCGGTTCGGCTGCCTTGGCCGCCGCTTCGTCTACCGCAGGCGTTTCGGTTGTAGCGGCTTCAGTTGCGACAACGGCATCGCTTGACGTCGTCGCATCGGCCACCGGCGTTGCCGTTTCGCTGGCCTGAGCTCCAGCGGCAGGGCTGACGCTTCCAGGTTGGCTCGGCTTGGCTTCATCGACTTCCTTGGCCGGTTCCTCCGATTCGCCGTGTGGATCGAAGACCTTGCCGACCTTGATCTTGGCGTTTCGCATCAGCCAACTGGTAGCGATGCCAATCAGTTCTTGATTGTTGGGCAGCTCGCGTTGCAACGTTTCTTCGAAACGGCTGACCGCTGCGCTCGCTTTGTTCTCTTCTGTCCCCAGCAATTCGGTCGCGATCGCTTGAAGATCCGCGGAATCGTTCTCTTGCGGGTTGAGAACACGAATCACCAACCGCGACGCATCGTCCAGGACGCTGTTGCGATTGCGAATCAGACGGGTCAGGCGATCGAAGTGGCGTCCCGAATCGGCCATCCGAATCGCTTTATCCAAAGCGGTATCGACACAGACCGAACGTTCGGCCAGCTGGCGCAGTTCCGCGCGACGTTCCTCGATCGACTGTTCTCGCGAAACCGCACCGTGCAACAACCACAGAGCATTTTCGGACAGTCCGTTCAATTCATCGCGGCGGTAGCGTGCCAAAAACGGCGGCAGGTAGCCTTGGCGAATCAGTGGTAAAGCAATCTTCAAGCTTGCGGCATCGCACCCGGTCTCGCGTGCGATGGCTTCAATTTCAACAGTCATGCCTAAGAGGCTCATATGGGGCGTGTGGCGGGGCCCTTCGCCACGGGGGAGGTGCATCAACCAAAGGGATTGAAAATCAATCCATCAAGTGGGCTTCTAAAGAGCTTTCGGAATCTAGGGTTTCGATCGCCGAATGTCAACCGATCAACCCGAATTGGCCCCCGTTTGTTTCGATCCAAACGTGGGGTGCGGAGACGCAGGCGCTTTAGGCATTCTTAAATTCGAGACCACGCATCGTCGATGTGCCGCTGGCGAACTGATCGACCGGAAGGCCTTGGTCCTGCAACAGGCTGACGTAAAGATTTGGCAGCGGGTAGTTGTTTTTCGTGTCGAACGCCAAGTGTTGTCCGTGTCGGAAGCCACCGCCAGCCAACAGCACCGGCATGTTCTGGTTGCTGTGATTCGACGCGTTGCCAAGGTTGCTGGTTAACAATACCGAGGTTTGGTCCAACAGCGAATTGCCTTGATCGTCGGTCTGTCCCAACGAGCGGAGGAAATCGCCCCAAGCCGCGATGATCGCGGTTTCGACGACCGCCAGTTGCTCCAGCTTTTCTTCGTCCAAGCCGTGGTGGCTGAGCGAGTGGTAGCCTTCTTCGACGCCGGGCAACGGTACGACGCCGCCGCTGCCGCCGAGATGGTAGACGATATAACGCGTCGAATCGGTCTCCAGAGCCATCCGAATCATATCGCTCATCAATCGCTGACGGCCGACAAAGTCGTTGCCGTTGCCGATATCGATGGGGCGTTTCGCGTCGACTTTTGGCTTCGGACGCAGCGCCCATTCCTCCGACGCCGCCATGCGAAGCTCGAGATCGCGGACGCTTGTGAAATAGGCATCCATGCGGTCGCGATCCGACGCTCCCAGCGAATTCGACAATCGCTTGGCATCGTCCGACACGAGGTCCATGATGCTGCGGCCCTCGCGAACTCGCTGGGCTTGTTGGTCGCGAGCGGCCGGCGAATCGTCGACAAACAACTGGTCGAACAGCCGCGAGGGGCGGTCTTGCGCCGGGATCATCGATCCGTTGTCGGTGTACGACGGGCTATTGCTGCCGCTGCTGCTGAGCACCAACGATGGGAATCGCGTCTCGCCGCCGAGATGCTTGGCCATGTATTGGTCCAGCGAGATCGAGTTCCGACCGCCGCCGCTGGCACCGACGTTGCGAGCCGTCAAGATGCTCGCTTCAGCTTTGTGCCCGCCGCCGACCCCAGGGTGCGAACTTCCCGAGATCACGGTGTACGACGAACGCAGGTCTTCGATCGGTTTCAGGTAGCGGCTCGGCTTAAACTCCTTGCCCGCTTCGGCTGGATTCAGGTTGGGGCCATGCAGTCCCAGTCCCAGCGTCATCGCGACGAAGCGTTTGGGCGGACCTTGGTTTGTCGTTGGATCGGCAAACGCCGACTGCATCGCTGACAGATGGGGAATCGCCAGGGAGACGCCGGTGCCGCGCAACATCGTTCGGCGGGGCAAGCGTTTGCGAAAATTGAACTCGATCGATGAAAACATCTTGATTCTGCCTCGGGGTCAACGTGCGTTATTTGTTTAGAAACAAGGGGCTGGTGATCGTCGCTTCGATCAGCGAACGGAATCCATATCCGCTGTCGGCGGTCTGTTGAACGATCTGGTCGACAGCTTCGCGATCTGCGAATCGCGGATGTGCTCCGGTGCCGAAAGCGATCAATTTACCAACCACATTGGCTGCCAATCGT
Above is a genomic segment from Rosistilla ulvae containing:
- a CDS encoding S1 RNA-binding domain-containing protein, translated to MTVEIEAIARETGCDAASLKIALPLIRQGYLPPFLARYRRDELNGLSENALWLLHGAVSREQSIEERRAELRQLAERSVCVDTALDKAIRMADSGRHFDRLTRLIRNRNSVLDDASRLVIRVLNPQENDSADLQAIATELLGTEENKASAAVSRFEETLQRELPNNQELIGIATSWLMRNAKIKVGKVFDPHGESEEPAKEVDEAKPSQPGSVSPAAGAQASETATPVADATTSSDAVVATEAATTETPAVDEAAAKAAEPAATDSTEATNAAAETAQAESTEAAPVAADTQPAPNEESSVADATADAQATPAQADGEPEAAVVNGEAKAPDADAVPLETWSKDAPAKKKKGSKGDSSTKAKQQDAAKRAKKKVSPRQRRRRWLVGVLEPLANKKFAPNKLSAFQILMLARGLRSSVVEASFDYNRGELMQQLQKSVARLNPHFADQLVAATVAAEASLCAAAEEAFWDRQLDYAAERLVDVIADSFRDLVLREPTTARGLIAIDAVGPRTAALAVLDGNGQLLHTEDVPCQLSKTMREQMVTKLGELCHQYHVDKIVISNGPARRNCLIALTELLKQTQAGSLHWTLADRSGADLFASADASDPVLRQTPRRFRAAAWIGMQLLDPISAYTKIDYPRLRLASYQRELDEPALAKSLLSVMTSGIAAKGADLNSDDIGWLTQLPGVTREFAKAIDLRRREELFTSRDQLTELGELSEADRRQMVPFLRVFGGSQAFDATLIHPDDYGLAEKLCNAVDIPMPESAPPGYQPPNYEVAPVAEVASEEPAPVDVIGVATGDADEADAEGFSLPEADSQPSDEPAAEQASEESEPNAETAVDTHPAADPATSENEAAAEGDAAAETAETPADAESETAPAEGETAADADGLAVEGFAEKTDAVPPVVAVAEALPMPKHPLPERSKVDKVIKEWQVGRHRVNQIVHWLCEPFSVPKVDLAPVALMPLIPKLDNLKPGDLVSGVVVGVAKFGVFVELGPDCSGLIHVSRMSKGFVEDPHEVVQVGDVVNAYVTAIESGRRRVALSVMSPAEEQAAADARARRDGERGQRDHGNRGQQRGGSRPAGNRGGQPASAGNGPSQGGRGGQGGQSGRGGRGGQGDRSNQSGRGGPRRDGGGRGGRDGGGRGRDDRGRGRNPQPRTFTVTSSKEPEKQISDSMKTGEEPLRSFGALMQFYQEKTEPVKPAAAASKESKNSDGEAAAATPAAAEATAPASDKAPESEAAAPQTVELPKEVDNAKSPADENASANAEANKGN
- a CDS encoding DUF1552 domain-containing protein, with protein sequence MFSSIEFNFRKRLPRRTMLRGTGVSLAIPHLSAMQSAFADPTTNQGPPKRFVAMTLGLGLHGPNLNPAEAGKEFKPSRYLKPIEDLRSSYTVISGSSHPGVGGGHKAEASILTARNVGASGGGRNSISLDQYMAKHLGGETRFPSLVLSSSGSNSPSYTDNGSMIPAQDRPSRLFDQLFVDDSPAARDQQAQRVREGRSIMDLVSDDAKRLSNSLGASDRDRMDAYFTSVRDLELRMAASEEWALRPKPKVDAKRPIDIGNGNDFVGRQRLMSDMIRMALETDSTRYIVYHLGGSGGVVPLPGVEEGYHSLSHHGLDEEKLEQLAVVETAIIAAWGDFLRSLGQTDDQGNSLLDQTSVLLTSNLGNASNHSNQNMPVLLAGGGFRHGQHLAFDTKNNYPLPNLYVSLLQDQGLPVDQFASGTSTMRGLEFKNA
- a CDS encoding IS4 family transposase, with the protein product MKSQGESMQPTSIAYEFQDIQLGDKRLNDRAEALLASLAANPSASINEACSGWDETKAAYRLFDNPNVDPEAILGAHAEKTLQRIKAQDTVCIAQDTTELDYTAHPPGGVRNLDRLGRRGLYDHSHIAFTPEKLCLGVVGVKFYDRDKEALGTSKKREGQPLHTGEGQRWLDGYRKACEIAGKCPETQIVSLADREGDIYDIFVEADQHETPAQFVIRSQRKRSLPEKDPDGGPAAYKKMRAEIASAQPVAYREVQLPQTPERTKGSGNKQHPGREARTAKLEIRAKRMTLRAPHNKQSSMPPVEISVVWVSEIDGPGDGTEVDWLLLSSLPVDTISQTLRIVDLYVARWPIEVFFRVFKTGCRVEEIQLEARDRLIRALMFYKVIAWRIMFVTFLGRECPELPCDVVFSEAEWKSVWKVVEKTPPPKQAPELSQFIPVLATLGGYNHREGDGPPGAEVIWRGTRRMLDFALCWQAFGPDQ